The genome window GTTTCAATCCCTTATTCATCAGGGGAAAAATGCAAGATTATCCGGGGGAGGAAGCAGTTCAAAAATTTTTTCATATGGGAAGTTTCAATCCCTTATTCATCAGGGGAAAAATGCAAGTCCTTTTAGTCTTTCTGTTTTTACGTTTTTGGACTTTTGTTTCAATCCCTTATTCATCAGGGGAAAAATGCAAGCCGGTTCTGAAATTCGGTCAGGGAGACTATGCCGTTGAAGTGTTTCAATCCCTTATTCATCAGGGGAAAAATGCAAGTCGGAGATGACCGAGGACGGACGTCCCTGTTTCCGCACGGGTTTCAATCCCTTATTCATCAGGGGAAAAATGCAAGTTATAAAATAGACGGAAAAATCCTGAAATCCTTCCATACAGGGTTTCAATCCCTTATTCATCAGGGGAAAAATGCAAGACAAAACATACTGGATTTCACTGGCTTCTGACGAAGACGTTTCAATCCCTTATTCATCAGGGGAAAAATGCAAGACCGGCCTTTGTAAGCCCTTTGTTTTCAAGGGGTTGCGAGGGCAAAAACTGTAATCCCCCCTTTTGGGGCTTTTTTTCAATCGTTTTTCAAAGACCCTGAACCGCCAAAATCGCTATAAACTTTTGAAAGACCACAACTTACAGATTTTCTGTAATCGATTTATTTCAGATTATAAAGAATGTCTCCTGCTGTGTCAAGTGCCCTTGTCCCTGAAATTGTGTTTTTGCCAGACAATTTTGGCATATATGGTAGATCCGAACGGAATCCTCCTGCGGGTTGATAATCTGAGCCAGCCGCTGCATCATTTCTTTCAAAAGAGTCTTGTCCAAATCTGCTTCAAACACACTGTATTGAACCCGGTCGCCGTAGTCAAGCAGGGTTTTGGCGACCCTCAGCCGTCTTTTATCATCGGTACAGTCATAGGCAATCACGACAAACATGTGAGAGATTCTCTACAAAGGCAGCTGATAAAAACGGTAGATTCGGCCGGTCTGAATTGACTTTTCCAGGCGTTCAGCCTGCTCAAAAAGCAGAGAAAAGGGACTCAGCGGTTCCCGTTTTTCCAACAGACGCTGCGGGGTCTGCAGATATGCTTCCCATTCGGCAATCAGCCGTTTTCGAGCCGCATCGGACAAAAGAACCGGCGCCGGCTGCCCCCTGCCGACCTGAAAATCCGCTTTCTGAAGAATCTTTTTGTTAAACAGAAGCATGACAAACCGGTCGGCTATCGGCTGACGAAACTGCTCTACAAAATCAAACACCAGCGCCGGCGCGCTGCGAATCGACGCATGCATCAGACCGCAGTAAATATCCAAATCGGTCGCTTGAAGGGCGTTCTGCGCCAGCGCCGTCAGCAGCATATACACATACGACAGACAGGCATTGACCGGGTCCGCCGGCGGGCGGCGAACCCGTCCGCCGAAATCCATTTCCAGCGAATGAAAGATTTGCACGAGGGCCTGAAAATACATTCTGCCAACCAGACCCTCGATGCCCCGTACGGTCTCGACGGAGGGCTGTTCATCCACCCGCGCGGCGATTTGGAGAATCTCTTCCGATGCCTTCGTCAGCTCGGAATTGCGGTGATTATACGCATATCGTCTGATAACATTTGCGGCAGAAACGGCCTTGGCCCTCACAAGCTCGCGGCAGAACAGAAGGGTTTGAGCCGGGTCTTCGGCCAGTGCATACTGCCGGCGGCGGAGCGCTGCACGGGGACTGTCCGGCGGAATCAGCGTACCGCGAACCTGACCGCGTGAAGTAAGCATCACCACAGATGCCTTCCGGTCCAGCAGCAGCGCCAGGGCCGACGCCGTCAGCTGGATTCGTCCGATAATCACCAGCCGCTGAAGGCGGTGGACCGGTATCGACAGCAGCGGCTGGTCCTCTTTGGAAACCAGCAGTCGACGACCCTGTCGGGAAACTTTGGCCCCCTGTTCCTGCAGATAGACTGTGCCCATCCGACACCCCGTTTCTGCTCGTCCTGCTTCGGAGCCTATCGGCAAAGAAGACAAGGGGATTCACCGGAAGAGGAAAACAAACAGATTTTGGGCAGACAGCATTTGTGAAGGGACATGAAAAGAAACTGCATCCAAAAGCTGATGCCACACAGCCTCCAAACGGGTGGAAGATGGGATTCGAACCCACGACCCTCAGAACCACAATCTGATGCTCTAACCAGCTGAGCTACTTCCACCGCAACCGCCGTCGAACCCCGGCGAACCAAAATAACTATCTTACCCGATGGAATAGAAGTTGTCAATCAACCCTCGAAAAATCGCTCGCTTTTCCGAGCCCGTTTTTCTTTTTCCGGCTTGATTTGTCCCCAATGTCCCGTATAATTGTTCCCCCGATAAACCCAAGATAATCTGGTTGAAGAAAGGGGAAAATCCAATGGCAAACGCGGTAGTCAGTCAATCCGGCGGCCCTACGGGGGTTATTAACGCCTCGCTGGTCGGCGTGATTACGGAAGCAATCAAGCACAAAGAAATCGACAATCTCTATGGGGCAGTCCACGCCGTCTCCGGCATTGTAAAAGAAGACTTTATCGACCTGAAAAAACTGTCCGTCGAAACCCTTCGCCGGCTGGCTCTGTCGCCTTCCTCAGCCCTCGGCTCCAGCCGCGACAAGC of Anaerohalosphaeraceae bacterium contains these proteins:
- the cas2 gene encoding CRISPR-associated endonuclease Cas2 — protein: MFVVIAYDCTDDKRRLRVAKTLLDYGDRVQYSVFEADLDKTLLKEMMQRLAQIINPQEDSVRIYHICQNCLAKTQFQGQGHLTQQETFFII
- the cas1 gene encoding CRISPR-associated endonuclease Cas1; translated protein: MGTVYLQEQGAKVSRQGRRLLVSKEDQPLLSIPVHRLQRLVIIGRIQLTASALALLLDRKASVVMLTSRGQVRGTLIPPDSPRAALRRRQYALAEDPAQTLLFCRELVRAKAVSAANVIRRYAYNHRNSELTKASEEILQIAARVDEQPSVETVRGIEGLVGRMYFQALVQIFHSLEMDFGGRVRRPPADPVNACLSYVYMLLTALAQNALQATDLDIYCGLMHASIRSAPALVFDFVEQFRQPIADRFVMLLFNKKILQKADFQVGRGQPAPVLLSDAARKRLIAEWEAYLQTPQRLLEKREPLSPFSLLFEQAERLEKSIQTGRIYRFYQLPL